From Bos indicus isolate NIAB-ARS_2022 breed Sahiwal x Tharparkar chromosome X, NIAB-ARS_B.indTharparkar_mat_pri_1.0, whole genome shotgun sequence:
CATGAAAGCTTgacttttttttataaatttgttttgctCACTGATATAACCCAGCTGTCCAGAGCAATCCCTGGCATGTCCTATGTCTTCAGTAATTATGTGTTGCATTAAGAAACCCCTTCAGTCTTTCACACGTGCGTTGACTTGGTCTGCAGCACACACCTGGCTGGACTTAGTTGTTTTCACATTTATACATCCCCACAGCATACAAACATATATTGGAGATGACACCTAGTGGAATggatatataaacatgtattaacaactagataaatatttaactttgtacatacaacacacacacaaaggccaCATGTGCATATGCCATGCCTgtagaaattgtatttttaaattttattttttcattgtggcCTTGAGGGGAAAATTCTtggcaaaattttattataaaaaattttaagcctaCAGAATGTGTTGAAAGATTTGTAGATTGAACACCAGCTACCTAGACTGTATAGATAGTATTTGCTATGTTCGATTTCTCATACATCTGTCCATCAATATATCCCTTTATCTAGCTGTCAATACCTCCTATATGCATTTCAAAATACATCGCAGCCATCAGTTCTCCTCACccttaaacacaccaacattagAGTTCAGTATTTGTTTACTTTTAGGTAAAATTTGCAGCATACAGAGaaatgtgttaattgctcagttgtgtccgactctatgtgaccccattgactatagcccacgaggctcctctctgtccatggaattctccaggcaagaatactgaagtgggtccaatcctttctccaggggatcttcctgacccagggattgaacccgagtctccttcattgcaggcgaactctttaccactgagccaccagggagtcagCTTGAGCTACAGAGAAATGCACAAGTCTTAATTGTACATTtgctgagttttgacaaatgactttttttctcttttatggaaagagaaatgaaagtatagtttatttacaatattgtgttagtttcaggtgtacagcatggtgattcagttataagCATATATATTCAATTTCACATATAGGTTATtagagaatattgagtagagttcctgtgctataaataggtccttgttagttattttgcatatagtggtgtgtatctgttaatcccaaactcctaatttatccctccctcacctttccctTTCGCTAagcataggtttgttttctgtctgtggatctatttctgttttgcaaatacattcatttgtatcatttgacAAATGAGTTTTTTACCTGGGTAACTCAAAGCTCTATCAAGACAGAGAATAttggacgtccctggtggtccagtggttgagagtctgcctgccaatgcaggggacatgggtttgattcctggtccaggaagattccacatgctgcggggcaattGAGTCCTCGAGCCACAAATATGGAAGCCCTTgccccctagagcccatgctttgcaacaagagaaaccactgcaatgagaagcctgaacacagcaaacagagagtagcccccaccctcagcaactagggaaagcccacgcacagcaacacaaacacagtgcagcccaaaataaatttaaaaaaattttaaaaaagagaatattgTTGTCACTCCCAAAATGTCCTTTATGCCCCTCCCTGGTCAATCTCCTAGCAGAAGCAGCCACTAATTTTTTCACCATAGATCAGCTTTGCCTGTTCTAGAATTTCATGAACACAAAACAATGTGATATATGTActcacatttgtttattcatttaatagaaaatttattCAGCCCAGAGATACACATCTGATGTCTGTTCATGGGGAGTAATGAATGCTCTTGGACTGAACAAAAGGCCAAAGATATTTCTAGCTGTGACCTGTGACCTCCTCCCCCACAATCACATTGTCACTGAGAGACCATAAACCTCTGGGCCTCACAAACAGAAATGCAGGCTACAGGTGCCGCGTGTGCCTTGCATTCTTCCCTGACCGCTCTCACCTATCCACACTGGCCCTGGAGGCCTCtcagcagccccacccccacctccactcaCATCCCACACCTGAGCTCCATCTACACTTCTCTACACAGGTGTGCAAGAGGGTGTCACAATCTCAGCCCGGCCCTTGCCCAAGTGGGTAAAAGTACAGGTGGGTAGATGGCTGGAAGGAACTGGACAGGCTGAGGCAGCATGTTGTCTCTTGGTCCTGTCCCGGGGGTAGGGGTGGAGACTAGGCAGGGActgaaaaataaagcacaaagagAGGAAACACCACTGGTCCCTGAGCAATCGGGGCTGGACAGCTGAACAGCACCTACCTGGAGTCACAGGGACCCTGGGCATAATGGTTTTGCCTTCCAAGAAGGACCTCAAGATCTCCCTGGAGGTCTTTGCTATTTTCCAGTGGGCCCTTAGTGCCTTTGTTATCGGTGAGTCTTCAGCCTTTGGCAGGGTGACCAGATGTcctggtttgcctgggactgAGAGGTTATAGGTTTTAGCAGGACTTTGGATGCTGAAACCAGGGTTGTTTCAGGTGAATAAGGACAGTTGGCCACCCCAGCCTCCATCTTGACATGCTTGGACACAGTCCTTGTGGAATCTGTGAGTGTGCATGTGGGTCTGGGTGCACACTTGTGCAggaatgtgtgtgcacatgtgtgtgagcCACACTTGTGGCTGTTGTGTGTGGTGAGCCCTCCTGGGTCATCAGTGGGTCCTAGAAGGCATGTTTGGGAAAGATGGGGAGCAGTTCCACTGAGGCCTGCCAAAGAAATGGGCATAGCTGTGACCTCAGGGACCTGAGCAGACCATCGGTGCAAGACAGTTGTCTTGGTGGCAGAGGGAGCTCTGAAAATCTCTTGTCTGaaagaattcatccatttatccatctatttttCACTCTACCCACCCTACAAATCCTTTGTGAAAGTTACTTAGTTGCTGGCTATGGTGCTTTAGGTGCTGATGCAGACCATCCCTATGGGAAGGGGCCTGGAACAAAACTCTCATTTTTAAGTGGTTTAGGTGAGTATTGGCTGGAAGCAAGGGGATGAACTAAATGCCCCTACTTGGAAGATATCTGAGAAGGAAGAATGCAGGTGGACCTTGGGAGCTTGGGGCTTCCTGGTCAATAGGGAGAGTGGGCTAAAGAACAGGGACTGGGGGGCTCAGAGGCCTGCCTGGGGTGAGTACCAGGACCCCTGAATGCTAAGAGAAGAAAAGCAGTGTTAACCTAGGAACGATGGGCAATCAGAGCTAGAAGAGGCCAGGAGAAAGAAAGTCATATGTACCAGCTACTTACTTAGTGCCAGgcattttcataaaatgaaactTATGGTTTCATTTTAGCCTCCTGCCAGCCTTATAAGGCAGAAGTTATTATCATGCATAATAATACACACTAatagctacacacacacatattgataGCTTAACTAATATAGTATTAGCTAACATCTGTTGCGCTTTTTACCCccataccaggcactgttctaaccACCTAACGTGGCTATCATCTCCATTGTACAGATACAGAGGCTGAGGTACATGCCATCTAAATGGTCCATCCAAGATCGGACAGCTAGAAAATGGAGGAGCTGGCCTGTGCCTGAGTCCAGAAGGGCCTGATTTTGGCCTATGAATTCCTGTCCCTACCACCTGCATCTCCTTATTTACTGCTGATTGGGAGGCTAGATATGGATGTGGCTGTAGTGTATATGTTAggccagagaggaaggaggaagctaGGCCTTCATTGTATGTACAAATTTCTGACTGAAAGGGGAGAAAAGTCCGCTGCAAATGACCTCTTATTGAGGACCAGGGCCCCAGCTGGGCTTCTCAATCTCCTTCCATGTGACCCAGTCCTTGGGGGCCTTTCCTCAGGAAGGGCTGAGTCCCATTTCTTGAGTTCTTGTCCTATCTCCACAGATTTGCCTCATTAGCACCCCCTCCCCTCACTGCCACCGTGTTCCCATGGCCTAGGAGCTACACTATATTAGGGGAAGAAGTATGACCAGTATGGACAGCCCAGGCCAGCCTAGGGCATGGAACCTCTAGGCTGGTAGCTCCCCTTTCTCACTCTAGTCTAGGATGTTACTCCTTAGAGGTAACCACTGTTAACAGTTTGTGTGTCTATAGCCagaaattggggcttccctggtggttcagtttctaaagaattcacctgtaatgcgggagacctggattcaagtcctgggttgggaatattccttggaggagggcatggcaacccactccagtattcttgcctggagaatccccatgaacagaggagcctactgggctacagtgactaagcacacagccaGAAATTAtggatatacatatgtgtgtgtgaatatatatatatatatatatatatatatatatatatatatttcaccacatgcagggctttcctggtggctcagtctgtaaagaatccacctgaaaagcaggagactgcctgcaatgcaggagacttgggttcaatccctgggttgggaaaatcccctggagaaggaaatggcaacccactccagtgttcttgcctggtaaatcccatgaacaaaggagcctggtaggctacagtccatgggcttgcaagtcagacacgacttagtgattaaaccaccaccaccaccatgcctgtacacacacacatacagccagGATGCAAAAAAACAGGGATGTGAAAAACATAGTCTCTGAGTCAGACTGCCTGTTTTTGAATCACAGCTCTACTCCTTACTATCTGTGCTCCTTGAGCAGTTTATTGATCTTCTCTGAgtcttgttttcttcatttgtaaaatggacatGTGACAGTGGAATAATTGGACTGGCCCATGTATGCTATGGTAACCAACTAATGTGGAAATCTTAGTGGCTTAACTCAACAAATGATTATTTCTTGTTTATGTTAAACACCCAACACAGGTTGGTGGGAGTCTCTGCTCTCTGTGGATGAAAATGTCCAGGCTGTTGGAGGTACCTCAAAACTGTGATGCTGAAAAATGTGGCTTCAGAGATGACCACTGAGTGAGCAGGAAAGGGATCAGGTCTCATGCACACTCCTTTCTGCCACCACCAGAGTGACAGGTGTAAACAACAATGAGCCTTACTTTCAACTTTGATAATTACCAAGTATTCTAATGTATTTATTAGCAATtagcatttctttctctgttaaCAGCTCATTCAtgacttttgtccatttttctattaaatttgaGTTGACTCTTAGAGGACATGTAAGAGATAGATGAAGAAGCAAGAATGTTCAGGGCAGAGAGTGAGCAATAGCTGAGATGAGGGGAGAGTGTAAAGCATTCAAGAAGCTGCCAGTGGTTAAGTGGGATGAGGGGCTAAGAGCAGCAGAactgatgctcaataaatattgaacgAAAGGATGAAAGAGTGGGagagggaagacagaagagaCCGGCAAAAGAGGCAGGGGACAGATTGTGCAGGGTTTGTCAATCAAGGAAGTGTTTGGACTTTTTCCTGAAGGCCATGGGAGCCATGACTGGGTTGGGCACAGGGCAATGGCATCAGATTGGTGGTTTTGAGAGATCATTACAGCTTTGGGTACCAAACTGATTATAGGAAGAGACTGTCACTCTAATTCAGGTCAGAGATTGTGGTGATTTGGCCCAGACCAGTCATAATTGTGAAGGGGAGAAGAGGCATTCAAGAAATTGGAGTAGAGTTCATAGGACTTGATGATCAGatgtgggagagagaaagggaggaggcGAGACTGAGGGTTCAGGGATCAGTGTGAGCTAGTGGAGCAGGCGGAACAGAGAAGGAGGAGAGTGGGTGAAAGCAGGGTGAGGACAGAGAGAAGCTTCCTCGAGGGCTCTTAATTAGAGCTTGACTTCGGGCTATATGGAGAGTGAGCCTGGGACAGAAGAGTGTTGGGCCTGGGCTCCCAGGAGGTGATGGTTCCAGTGCTTGTCCGTCAAAGCTTTCCCAGCTCTTCACCCTATGAATCTGCAATGGAATCATATCCGTTTGGACCCTGATGACCTTGAGACAAGACCATCACACGAAGTCTGTGAGGAAGATAAGGCGGAGCTGGTGTTGCTATCCCCACTTTGCCAGTGTGAAGCTCAAAGTCTTGTTTGTGGTCATTCTCATGCGTGTCACCACCTGAAGCTGCACTGCCTCCCAAGATATCCCCAACACTGTCTGGGTTCAAGCAAAGCCTAAAAGAAACAAATCTCTTCTGGACTATACCCATGCCTCTCTTTATTTCTTGAGAAAGTCAAGTAGTTttgtaaagtgaagtcactcagtcgtgtccgactctttgcgaccccgtggactgtagcccaccaggctcctctgttcatggggttctccaggcaagaatactggagtgggttgccatttccttctccagggggatcttcctgatgaacccaggtctcctgcattgcaggcagatgctttaacctctgagccaccagggaagccctagttttgTAAGGAGTATATCAAAACCTGAAAGTGCTGGCCTTTGCTCCATGCTTAGATATGTTCCCTAGAGGCAGCTATTCTCAACTTTGTTAGCTCTTTTTTTCAGGTATTTACCTCCATATGTCTAAACTTTACTATTTAAAATGTCTAAATATTACTATTTTCCAATGTAACAAttttagatagtatcactgacttcCTAATATGGAACATTAGATTTCAGCTCAATATATGCCTTTTCCCCCATAACCACCtaggttgtttttatttaaacCTCTAACTATGACTAGTAAATCTTCTCCATAGACCAGCTATTTAGTGCACTATGATTATACTTCCTTTCTTGTGCAACTTCTTGTTTTCTCTGGAATTCAtaattgcttcattttatttttttacctttattttttatttaaaaatttgttggagtatagatgatttactatgtttagtttcaggtgtacagcaaactgattcagttatacatatattcattctttttcagattcatttgcACATATAGGCTACtacagaatattaagtagagttccatgtggtattcagtagatccttgttggttatccattttatatatagtagtgtatatattaatcccaaggTCCTAATCTATCCATTCTCCCCATCCATATTTCTCTTTTGATcaccacaagtttgtttttgaaatctgtgagtctgccttgtaaataaattcatttatatcagtttttaaaacttaggTTCTGCATATGAGTgaagtcatatggtatttgtctttgtgtgacttacttcacttagtatgagaactccaggtccttccatgttgttacagatggtattatttcattctttttatgactcagTAACGTTCCATTCCACATACGTACCACATCGTTGCTCTCCATTcccctgtcaatggacatttaggttgcttccatgtcttggccattgtaaacagtgctgtaatgaacactgaggtgcacgTAGCCTTTCAGACCATGTGTCTCttcagatgtatgcccaggagtagaatttctggatcatatggcacttctacttttagttttttaaggagcttccacacggttctccatagtggttgcaccaatttactttcccaccaatagtgcaaaagggttcctttttctccacatcccctctcgcatttattgttcatagatttcttgatgatggccattctgactggtgtgagatgatacttcattgtagttttgatttgtatttctctaataactagtgatattaaacatcttttcatgtgttttttggccatctgtatgtcttctttggagaaatgtctagataTCCTgaacattttttgattggttaattgcctcattttaaattttagttatctCTTAGTTATCTATCAGTTGTCAAGAATTCATCCCCAAACTCTCCACAAACACGTCAGGAATCTACACATTTCCTCTCCTTCACCACcagcattttttatttccttgaggaCCTCGCTGGTGGAGTCCAGCATCCTCCTGTTACAGTCCAGTCTCATGCACCACTGTCACCTCCAGGACCCGTGAGGCACCCTGGGTGCACAGTCTAAGAAGGTGTTCATGCTCAGCACTGTGCAAGTGTTGGGTCAGTATTTGCCTGACCCCGAGAGTGAATGTCTCCTTGAGTTTTGTGCCCTGGGTGCCATGCTCTCCTCACTCTATTCCTGGCCCTGCTCACTTCCTTCCTTTGTTGGATTTCTTTTTACCTGGATCCCATGCTATCCTCTGTCTTGCTTTACTCCCTCATTTTTGTGGAGCACATCCTCCACTAGTTTCCTGAGAAAGGGATGTGGGAAACAAACTCTCTGACTATATGTCTGAAATTGTCTTTATTCTCTCTTCATACTTGATTAATAATTTGGCTGCATATAGAATATCCTAGCTATGTCTAGTGTAAGTATCTGAGTCTAGAGTCTCTTTGGTTAATTTTATTTCAGAGAACGATGCTCCCATGGCCCAGCTGTATAGTGAAGGAGAAGAGGTCTGGGGTTTTAACTACTTCTTTGATACATTTTCCATCAAGCCCTGTTACATCTGCTTTTTCTAATACCTGGTGTTTGCAAATTCTGAGTCTTTTCTAGATTCTCTAGTACAAACAGGCTTACTCTTGTAGACACTCCCCCTCACAAGTAATCACATTTCAACTTTCTTGTTCTCAGTCAGTTAATCCCTCCTCTGCCCACTGTCTAGCAGGCAAACATTTTGCTGACAGCGTTCAGTCACTTTTGGCATCTCTCTGATTCTCTTTTTCCTTGCagaatctctattttttaaaacatcctgTGATAATTTTCATGAGGCTGCAGCAAGGAGTCACGATAAAACTTGTGTTCATTCTGCCATGTTCAATTATGAGTGTTTCATGTCTTTTCTAACCTTTCTTTTGACCCCCTTTCTCTCGCTGTCTTAttcacagttattttaaaaaatgagtccaGTAAGAATCCTGAGCATGGCTCCCTGTGACTCATCTCCATGAAGTCTGTCCTAACTACTCTAACCTACATTGTTCCTATCTTGTTCGAGCTCAGCATGGTCCATACCGTATTCTGGtacagtctcctttgtttcttgtttGCCAACTTGCATGCTCCCAACCTGGCTGAAGGTTATCATCCTCTTTCTCTGGCATTCTGTTCACCTTCTCAGAGATGATATGGAGAGAAAAATGTGAGTTGGAGGAAGACTATtcctggctctgtctcttcaggaCTCCTAAATTCTGGTGGCCAAATCAGGGAGACCCACCACTGACTCCCTGCCACTGACTGCAGCCCAGAGTGCTGCTGGTGCAGGCCCTGGGGGGAGAGGGCTGACTGCATGGAGCACAGCGAGGGAGGAAAACACCTTGTCTCCTAGACTCAAAACAAGTTCCCAAGGCTAGGGCAGATGCTGGGGCTCTGGGCACGCAGGCATGTGCTGGGGTGAGGAAGTAAGATGGTAATGTGAGCCTGGCTGAGAGTGCTTGTGACCTTGCGGTAGACATAGCCCCAGAGGGAGGGCAAGTGTGAGGCGCTGTTCGCAGTTCATTGACTCTGGCCTGGGCTCCCTCCAGTGATCACCGTGATCGCCGTCAACCTCTACCTGGTGGTGTTCACGCCGTACTGGCCCGTTACTGTGCTCATGCTTACCTGGCTGGCTTTTGACTGGAAGACCCCTGAGAGAGGTGAGGGCCCTGGAAGGGCTGTTGCCACTCGCCAcatgctctttctttctctccttataCTCCTGCCAATTCCCTGGCAGCCCTTCAGCCTGACCTTGTCTGGGCTGGAGGTGAGGGAAGGGGTCTTTTCAAGGTGCCAAGTGAGGCCCAGGTGGGAACTGGAGTGGGCTTGGGGAGGGGCGGCTAGTACAGCAGAGAGCTAGGGCTGTCCCAAACAGGCCCTGAAGTTCATTCCCAGCCTGGTTGTCACTTAAGGGGGCAGGACACGGTAAGGGCTGAGGGCACCCAGAGATAACAGGGTGGACAAAGCTCAGCTCCATCAGCTTTGTTTTCAGGTGGCCGCCGGTTTAACTGTGTGAGGAAATGGTGCCTGTGGAAGCAGTACTGTGACTACTTCCCACTCAAGGTGAGGAGTCCCAGATCCCCACTtgggccccaggcccagccctgaCTCCCTGTGGCAGCAGCTGAGgcagggcggggggcgggggcataATTCACATTGAGGCCCATGTGAATGAAGCTCCCCAGAGTCTTGTGTTACCTCATCTGCACGGCCAGACATGACAGCCCTTTCCTTTCTAGGTCTCTGGCCGAAAGAGAGGAACTCTTCCCTGGCTATATCTCTCTTGACTCCACTTTCCTCCACAGCTTCTGAAGACTCATGATCTCTCCCCCAGCCTCAACTATATCGTCGCCTGCCACCCTCATGGGCTCTTGTCCCATTCATGGTTTGGCCACTTTGCCACAGAGATGTCAGGCTTCTCCAAGACATTTCCTGGCATCACTCCTTATGTCCTCACACTGGGGGCCTTTTTCTGGGTGCCTTTCCTCAGAGAATATATCATGTCTACAGGTGAGTTGGCTCCTGGGATGGAAAGCCGAAGAAATACATGGCTGCCTGAGAGAGAAGTATTGGGTAAATAGGTGAGAACAAGGCCGGCTCTGTGATCCCCTCTGGTCTGAAAAGCTACCTTAGGCTCAGCTGCCTAAAAGAGCCCTTTCCTAAAGAGGGTTCTCCCCACCTTAGAAGAAGTAGGGAGGAAAGTTAGGAGGTTTAGCAGGTCACCAATGATCTTTTGGTTTTTCCTGCCTACCAGGGGCCTGCTCTGTGAGCCAATCCTCCATGGACTTCCTGCTTACCCGTAGAGGCACAGGCAACATGCTGATTGTGGTGGTTGGCGGCCTGGCTGAGTGCAAATATAGCCTGCCTGGATCTACCACTCTGTTCCTGAAGGGCCGCACTGGCTTCGTACGCACGGCCC
This genomic window contains:
- the AWAT2 gene encoding acyl-CoA wax alcohol acyltransferase 2, which produces MVLPSKKDLKISLEVFAIFQWALSAFVIVITVIAVNLYLVVFTPYWPVTVLMLTWLAFDWKTPERGGRRFNCVRKWCLWKQYCDYFPLKLLKTHDLSPSLNYIVACHPHGLLSHSWFGHFATEMSGFSKTFPGITPYVLTLGAFFWVPFLREYIMSTGACSVSQSSMDFLLTRRGTGNMLIVVVGGLAECKYSLPGSTTLFLKGRTGFVRTALQHGVALIPAYSFGETELYNQYTFTPGGFINRFQKWFQSMVHIYPCAFYGRGFTENSLGFLPYAQPVTTIVGKPLPLPKIENPSKKTVAKYHAIYVDALRQLFDQHKTKFGFSEAQELVVT